One part of the Thermithiobacillus tepidarius DSM 3134 genome encodes these proteins:
- a CDS encoding BolA family protein, with amino-acid sequence MSSAGLSATARMEQLLRETLQPLELSIVDESHKHAGHAGVRERGGGHYQLHLVSARFEGLNPVARHRLVYQALAPMQQEIHALAMTTLTPAEAEARRGD; translated from the coding sequence ATGAGCAGCGCCGGTCTGTCGGCCACGGCGCGCATGGAACAACTGCTCCGTGAGACGCTGCAGCCGCTGGAGCTGAGCATCGTGGACGAGAGCCACAAGCATGCCGGCCATGCCGGCGTGCGTGAACGCGGCGGCGGCCACTATCAGCTGCACCTCGTCTCCGCCCGCTTCGAAGGGCTCAACCCGGTGGCGCGCCACCGGCTGGTCTACCAGGCCCTGGCGCCCATGCAGCAGGAGATCCATGCCCTGGCCATGACCACCCTGACCCCCGCCGAGGCGGAGGCGCGGCGTGGCGACTAG
- the ilvD gene encoding dihydroxy-acid dehydratase codes for MRSDTIKKGFERTPHRALLKACGLTDADMDKPFIGVCNSYIDIIPGHVHLQEFGRIVKEEIRKAGGVPFEFNTIGVDDGIVMGHDGMRYSLPSREIIADSLETVVRAHHLDALICIPNCDKIVPGMLMGAIRCDVPTVFVSGGPMEAGHLSDGTPVDLVTAFEAVGQYKLGKITDLRLKEIEDKACPTCGSCSGMFTANSMNCLMEALGVALPENGTILATSPRRRDLVRQAAQRIVALAKAGGPTMRQLVDFEAIDNAFVLDMAMGGSTNTVLHTLAIAREAGIDYPLERLNQLSEQVAYLAKVSPALSTVHIEDIGRAGGISAIMHEVHRRNPEVLHLDKMTVSGETLRAIVERAEVKDEQIIRRAENPISATGGLRVLFGNLAPEGSIIKAGAVAPNMRKFAGPAKIYDSMESASEGILDGEVNAGDVVVIRYEGPKGGPGMPEQLAPTANIMGMGLGESVALITDGRFSGATRGACIGHVSPEAAEGGPIGLLRDGDIIEIDIDGGSLNVRLSDAELAARRETWQPVEKPLSSSWLRRYRKLVTNASKGAVLES; via the coding sequence ATGCGTTCCGACACGATCAAGAAGGGCTTTGAACGTACCCCGCACCGCGCCCTCCTGAAGGCCTGCGGCCTCACCGATGCCGATATGGACAAGCCCTTCATCGGCGTCTGCAACTCCTACATCGACATCATCCCCGGCCACGTGCACCTGCAGGAGTTCGGGCGCATCGTCAAGGAAGAGATCCGCAAGGCCGGCGGCGTGCCCTTCGAGTTCAACACCATCGGCGTGGACGACGGCATCGTCATGGGCCACGACGGCATGCGCTACTCGCTGCCCAGCCGCGAGATCATCGCCGACTCCCTGGAAACGGTGGTGCGCGCCCATCACCTGGACGCCCTGATCTGCATTCCCAATTGCGACAAGATCGTGCCCGGCATGCTCATGGGCGCCATCCGCTGCGACGTGCCGACCGTCTTCGTGTCGGGCGGGCCGATGGAGGCCGGGCATCTGTCCGACGGCACGCCGGTCGACCTCGTGACCGCCTTCGAAGCCGTGGGCCAGTACAAGCTCGGCAAGATTACCGACCTGCGCCTGAAGGAGATCGAAGACAAGGCCTGTCCCACCTGCGGCTCCTGCTCCGGCATGTTCACGGCCAACTCCATGAACTGCCTGATGGAGGCCTTGGGCGTCGCATTGCCAGAAAACGGCACCATCCTGGCCACCAGCCCGCGCCGCCGCGATCTGGTGCGCCAGGCCGCTCAGCGCATCGTGGCGCTGGCCAAGGCCGGCGGCCCCACCATGCGCCAGTTGGTGGACTTCGAGGCCATCGACAACGCCTTCGTGCTGGACATGGCCATGGGCGGCTCCACCAATACCGTGCTGCACACGCTGGCCATCGCCCGCGAGGCGGGCATCGACTATCCCCTGGAGCGCCTGAACCAGTTGTCCGAGCAGGTGGCCTACCTGGCCAAGGTGTCGCCGGCGCTGTCCACCGTGCACATCGAGGACATCGGCCGGGCCGGCGGCATCAGCGCCATCATGCACGAGGTGCATCGCCGCAACCCCGAGGTGCTGCATCTCGACAAGATGACGGTGAGCGGCGAGACCCTGCGCGCCATCGTCGAGCGCGCCGAGGTCAAGGACGAGCAGATCATCCGGCGCGCGGAGAATCCCATCTCCGCCACCGGCGGCCTGCGGGTGCTCTTCGGCAACCTGGCGCCCGAGGGCTCCATTATCAAGGCCGGCGCGGTGGCGCCCAACATGCGCAAGTTCGCCGGGCCGGCGAAGATCTACGACAGCATGGAGTCGGCCAGCGAGGGCATCCTGGACGGCGAGGTCAATGCCGGGGATGTGGTGGTGATCCGCTATGAGGGCCCCAAGGGCGGCCCCGGCATGCCCGAGCAGCTGGCGCCGACCGCCAACATCATGGGCATGGGCTTGGGCGAGAGCGTGGCGCTCATCACCGACGGCCGCTTCAGCGGCGCCACCCGCGGCGCCTGCATCGGCCACGTCTCGCCGGAGGCGGCCGAGGGCGGTCCCATCGGCCTGCTCCGGGACGGCGACATCATCGAGATCGACATCGATGGCGGCAGCCTGAACGTGCGGCTCTCCGACGCCGAGCTCGCCGCTCGGCGCGAGACCTGGCAGCCGGTGGAAAAGCCGCTCAGCTCCTCATGGCTGCGCCGCTACCGCAAGCTGGTGACCAACGCCTCCAAGGGCGCGGTGCTGGAGAGCTGA
- a CDS encoding LabA-like NYN domain-containing protein: protein MPNSSGPTRLGVYVDAENIKCNGGFSLRYDVLRRFAAREQAKLLRLNTYLAVDQQRGREDPEYGERIRGYQQAVRDSGWKIIEKPVRWYQNEDGTWISKANADLDLAVDAMLQSDRLDQVLLVTGDGDFLQVVKALQNKGCRVELLAFKNVSRALQHEVDAFYSGYLIPGLLPMRDARIPWGELGSRVRGVCTSWEGSRGFGFLRFLKDITAEMWITDSRNPESPYQTAFLHHSDLPGHLDPADLPSRDIIFEFDLEPSEREKGGFVARRCAVVHRYDGKGDSRGERNGTDAAERGQENAGKPTAV from the coding sequence ATGCCGAACAGCAGCGGCCCCACTCGGCTGGGCGTCTATGTGGATGCCGAGAACATCAAGTGCAACGGTGGTTTCTCCCTGCGCTACGACGTGCTGCGGCGCTTCGCGGCACGGGAGCAGGCCAAGCTGCTGCGCCTGAACACCTACCTGGCCGTGGATCAGCAGCGCGGACGCGAGGACCCCGAGTATGGCGAGCGCATCCGCGGCTACCAGCAGGCGGTGCGCGATTCCGGGTGGAAGATCATCGAAAAGCCCGTGCGCTGGTACCAGAACGAGGACGGCACCTGGATCTCGAAGGCCAACGCCGATCTCGATCTGGCGGTCGACGCCATGCTGCAGTCGGATCGCCTGGACCAGGTTCTGCTGGTCACTGGCGACGGCGATTTCCTGCAGGTGGTCAAGGCGCTGCAGAACAAAGGCTGCCGGGTGGAACTGCTGGCTTTCAAGAACGTGTCCCGCGCCCTGCAGCATGAAGTGGACGCTTTTTATTCCGGCTATCTGATTCCCGGGCTCCTGCCCATGCGCGACGCGCGCATCCCGTGGGGCGAGCTCGGCTCCCGGGTGCGCGGTGTCTGCACCAGCTGGGAGGGCAGCCGCGGCTTCGGCTTTCTGCGCTTCCTGAAGGACATTACCGCGGAGATGTGGATCACCGACAGCCGCAACCCGGAATCGCCCTACCAGACCGCTTTCCTGCATCATTCCGATCTGCCCGGCCATCTGGACCCGGCGGACCTGCCCAGCCGCGACATAATTTTCGAGTTCGATCTGGAGCCGAGCGAGCGGGAGAAGGGCGGCTTCGTCGCCCGGCGCTGCGCCGTGGTGCACCGCTACGACGGCAAAGGCGACAGCCGCGGCGAGCGCAACGGCACGGATGCCGCGGAGCGCGGCCAGGAGAACGCGGGCAAGCCGACCGCCGTCTAG
- the argE gene encoding acetylornithine deacetylase, which translates to MATSLPALSVGEMLAALVASPSVSSPEPHWDQSNAGVIELLAAWFEDLGFAVEQVPCTGQPDKLNLIATLGSGPGGLVLAGHTDTVPFDVDRWRTDPLRLTEADGRWYGMGVADMKGFFPLVIEAVRDLRAADLRQPLIVLATADEESSMAGARTLQALGRPRARHAVIGEPTGLRPVRLHKGIMMESLRLIGRSGHSSNPALGNNALDGMQRLMGALMAWRAELAQRHRNPLFEVAHPTLNLGHIHGGDSPNRICGECELHIDLRPLPGMDMDALREELYATARQAVADSGLTLLCQPLFAGNPPLDTPAAAPIVQAAERLTGHAAEAVAFGTEGPYLQRLGMDTVILGPGDIACAHQPDEYLELARVRPTVALLQALIRRFCLNNDNDTGETR; encoded by the coding sequence GTGGCGACTAGCCTGCCTGCCCTGTCCGTGGGCGAGATGCTGGCGGCCCTGGTCGCCAGCCCTTCGGTCAGCAGTCCGGAGCCCCACTGGGACCAGTCCAACGCCGGGGTCATCGAGCTGCTGGCCGCCTGGTTCGAGGATCTGGGCTTCGCCGTGGAGCAGGTGCCCTGCACCGGACAGCCGGACAAGCTCAACCTGATCGCCACCCTGGGCAGCGGGCCCGGCGGCCTCGTGCTGGCCGGACACACGGACACGGTGCCCTTTGACGTGGATCGCTGGCGCACGGACCCGCTGCGCCTGACCGAGGCCGACGGCCGCTGGTACGGCATGGGCGTGGCCGACATGAAGGGTTTTTTTCCCCTGGTGATCGAGGCGGTCCGCGACCTGCGCGCCGCCGACCTGCGTCAGCCCCTCATCGTCCTGGCCACCGCCGACGAGGAATCCAGCATGGCTGGCGCCCGCACCCTGCAGGCCCTGGGCCGGCCCCGGGCACGCCATGCGGTGATCGGCGAGCCCACCGGCTTGCGGCCGGTGCGCCTGCACAAGGGCATCATGATGGAATCCCTGCGCCTGATCGGCCGCAGCGGCCATTCCAGCAATCCGGCGCTCGGCAACAATGCCCTGGACGGCATGCAGCGGCTGATGGGCGCCCTGATGGCATGGCGCGCGGAGCTGGCTCAGCGCCACCGGAATCCGCTTTTCGAAGTGGCCCACCCCACCCTGAACCTGGGCCACATCCACGGCGGCGACAGCCCCAACCGCATCTGCGGCGAGTGCGAGCTGCACATCGACCTGCGCCCGTTGCCGGGCATGGACATGGACGCCCTGCGCGAGGAGCTCTACGCCACGGCGCGCCAAGCCGTGGCGGACAGCGGCCTGACCCTGCTCTGCCAGCCGCTCTTCGCCGGCAATCCGCCGCTGGATACCCCGGCCGCCGCGCCCATCGTGCAGGCGGCGGAGCGCCTCACGGGCCACGCCGCCGAGGCGGTGGCCTTCGGCACCGAAGGGCCCTATCTGCAGCGATTGGGCATGGACACCGTGATCCTGGGGCCGGGCGACATCGCCTGCGCCCATCAGCCCGACGAGTATCTGGAGCTGGCGCGGGTGCGGCCCACCGTCGCGCTGCTGCAGGCGCTGATTCGCCGCTTTTGCCTGAACAACGACAACGACACAGGTGAGACCCGCTAG
- a CDS encoding MgtC/SapB family protein yields MPDLALFDFLPAWVFPFLVALAIGLLIGLEREASPHPANERPIGVRTFPLITVLGFVSAYWFPLPVFLTTLALFGFLLLGSYLLANFGKPSLGLTTEYSALAAFLLGGLTAFGYLLAAMIIAVIVTLLLASKEPLHGFIARNIGREELAAIIRFALVALVVFPLLPDQNYTALQFNPRKIWLMVVLVSGLSFLGYFGAKLLGARKGVLISALFGGLVSSTAVTMSFARLSKSNPQFSAGLASGIILASAMMFLRQAAVAWAINPRMGQVLALFVLPAALLGALFFWRTQHQVQESADVPLRNPFELTQALSFAAIYAITLAAAQLALDYYGQAGVYALSLASGIADVDAITLSMADLSINGRLVLGVAVGGALLAGLSNTLVKAGLGVGLGDRRLRPYLLWGMGSMALSAGAGVLLLALWY; encoded by the coding sequence GTGCCTGATCTGGCCCTATTCGATTTCCTGCCGGCCTGGGTTTTTCCCTTCCTGGTGGCGCTCGCCATCGGGCTTTTGATCGGCCTCGAGCGCGAAGCCAGTCCGCATCCCGCGAACGAGCGCCCCATCGGGGTACGCACCTTTCCGCTCATCACCGTACTCGGCTTCGTCAGCGCCTACTGGTTTCCGTTGCCGGTCTTCCTGACTACCCTGGCGCTTTTCGGGTTTCTGCTCCTGGGCAGCTACCTGCTCGCCAACTTCGGCAAGCCCTCTCTCGGCCTGACCACCGAGTACTCCGCCCTGGCGGCTTTCCTGCTGGGCGGGCTCACGGCTTTCGGCTACCTGCTGGCCGCCATGATCATCGCCGTCATCGTCACCCTGCTGCTGGCCAGCAAGGAGCCGCTGCACGGCTTCATCGCCCGCAACATCGGCCGGGAGGAGCTGGCCGCCATCATCCGCTTCGCCCTGGTGGCCCTGGTGGTCTTTCCCCTGTTGCCGGACCAGAACTACACCGCTCTGCAGTTCAATCCGCGCAAGATCTGGCTGATGGTGGTGCTGGTCTCCGGATTGTCTTTTCTGGGCTATTTCGGCGCCAAGCTCCTCGGCGCGCGCAAGGGCGTGCTGATCAGCGCCCTCTTCGGCGGCCTGGTCAGCTCCACCGCGGTGACCATGAGCTTTGCCCGGCTCAGCAAGAGCAACCCGCAGTTTTCGGCCGGCCTGGCCAGCGGCATCATTCTCGCCTCCGCCATGATGTTCCTGCGCCAGGCGGCGGTGGCCTGGGCCATCAATCCGCGCATGGGGCAGGTGCTGGCCCTCTTCGTGCTGCCCGCCGCTCTGCTGGGTGCGCTGTTTTTCTGGCGCACCCAGCATCAGGTGCAGGAAAGCGCGGACGTGCCCCTGCGCAATCCCTTCGAGCTCACCCAGGCGCTCAGCTTCGCGGCGATCTACGCGATCACCCTGGCCGCGGCGCAACTGGCGCTCGACTACTACGGACAGGCGGGCGTCTATGCCCTGTCCCTGGCCTCCGGCATCGCCGACGTGGATGCCATCACCTTGTCCATGGCCGATCTGAGCATCAATGGGCGTCTGGTGCTGGGCGTCGCGGTGGGCGGCGCCCTGCTGGCGGGACTCAGCAATACGCTGGTGAAGGCGGGGCTGGGAGTGGGGCTCGGCGACCGGCGGCTGCGGCCCTATCTCCTGTGGGGCATGGGCAGCATGGCCCTGAGCGCCGGCGCGGGCGTGCTCCTGCTGGCGCTCTGGTATTGA
- the argA gene encoding amino-acid N-acetyltransferase, which yields MPTKDLHNFVHWFRESSPYIHRFRRQTFVIAFGGEVVADGHMHRLAHDLALLNSLGINVVLVHGAAGQIDALLAQAGLSSQRVGGRRITELAVLPHVKAAVGQVRLEVEAALSQGLANSPMEGARVRISGGNFVLAQPLGVLDGVDFQHTGRVRRVDAPAVQHHLDLDEIVLLSPIGYSPTGEIFNINAEELATEAALALNAAKLIFLTEHSGLPDDAGGILRQLTISETQGYLDRHPALPDDLKQHLHSALRACAGGVPRVHLISRLLDGALLLELFSRDGCGTLISSDPFENIRPATIHDVGGIIELIEPLEAAGVLVKRSRELLEMEIGHFVVVERDGQVIACAALFPYAADGLGELACLAVHPDYRRQGRGDQVLQYIVQKARQQGLRGLFVLTTQTAHWFAERGFQPADIDALPMPRQQLYNFQRRSKVFVKPLA from the coding sequence ATGCCCACCAAGGATCTTCACAACTTCGTTCACTGGTTCCGGGAATCCTCTCCCTACATCCACCGCTTCCGCCGCCAGACCTTCGTCATCGCCTTCGGCGGCGAGGTAGTGGCGGACGGCCACATGCACCGGCTGGCCCACGACCTGGCTCTGCTGAACAGCCTGGGCATCAACGTGGTGCTGGTGCACGGCGCCGCCGGCCAGATCGATGCCCTGCTGGCCCAGGCGGGGCTGAGCAGCCAGCGCGTGGGCGGTCGCCGGATCACGGAATTGGCCGTCCTGCCGCACGTCAAGGCGGCGGTGGGCCAAGTGCGCCTGGAGGTGGAGGCGGCCCTGTCCCAGGGCCTGGCTAACTCGCCCATGGAAGGCGCACGGGTGCGCATCAGCGGCGGCAACTTCGTGCTCGCTCAGCCGCTGGGCGTGCTGGACGGCGTGGATTTCCAGCACACCGGCAGGGTGCGGCGCGTGGACGCGCCGGCGGTGCAGCATCACCTGGACCTGGACGAGATCGTGCTGCTCTCTCCCATCGGCTACTCTCCGACCGGCGAGATCTTCAACATCAACGCCGAGGAGCTGGCGACCGAGGCGGCGCTGGCGCTGAACGCGGCCAAGCTCATCTTCCTCACCGAGCACAGCGGCCTGCCCGACGATGCCGGCGGCATCCTGCGCCAGCTCACCATCTCCGAAACCCAGGGCTATCTCGACCGGCACCCGGCATTGCCGGACGATCTGAAGCAGCACCTGCACAGCGCCCTGCGCGCCTGTGCCGGGGGCGTGCCGCGGGTGCACCTCATCAGCCGCCTGCTGGACGGCGCCCTGCTGCTGGAACTCTTCAGCCGCGACGGTTGCGGCACCCTCATCTCCAGCGACCCCTTCGAGAACATCCGCCCGGCCACCATCCACGACGTGGGCGGCATCATCGAGCTGATCGAGCCGCTGGAGGCGGCCGGCGTGCTGGTCAAGCGCAGCCGCGAACTGCTGGAGATGGAGATCGGGCACTTCGTGGTGGTGGAGCGCGACGGCCAGGTGATCGCCTGCGCCGCCCTCTTCCCCTATGCGGCGGACGGCTTGGGCGAGCTGGCCTGTCTGGCGGTCCACCCCGACTACCGCCGCCAGGGACGCGGCGACCAGGTATTGCAGTACATCGTGCAGAAGGCCCGCCAGCAGGGCCTGCGCGGGCTCTTCGTCCTCACCACCCAGACCGCGCACTGGTTCGCGGAACGGGGCTTCCAGCCCGCCGACATCGATGCCCTGCCCATGCCGCGCCAGCAACTGTACAACTTCCAGCGGCGCAGCAAGGTTTTCGTCAAGCCGCTGGCCTGA
- a CDS encoding YciI family protein yields MYYAIIAKDNADSLPLRQAARPDHLARLHQLNEAGRLLLAGPLPAVDAEDPGSAGFRGSLIVAEFDSLDDAQAWAAADPYLARGVYAEVSVQPFKKVLP; encoded by the coding sequence ATGTACTATGCCATCATCGCCAAGGACAATGCCGATTCCCTGCCCTTGCGCCAGGCGGCGCGACCCGATCACCTGGCGCGCCTGCATCAGCTGAACGAAGCCGGCCGTCTGCTGCTGGCCGGCCCCCTGCCGGCCGTCGACGCCGAGGACCCCGGCAGCGCCGGCTTCCGCGGCAGCCTGATCGTGGCGGAGTTCGACAGCCTGGATGACGCCCAGGCCTGGGCCGCCGCCGATCCCTACCTGGCCCGCGGCGTCTACGCCGAGGTCAGCGTGCAGCCCTTCAAGAAGGTGCTGCCATGA
- the fdxA gene encoding ferredoxin FdxA: MTYVVTEACIKCKYTDCVDVCPVDCFREGPNFLVIDPDECIDCTLCEPECPINAIYRDDDLPEGQEVFLGINAELAKQWKPIIQKKDALPDADEWAQVKDKIDLLER, from the coding sequence ATGACGTACGTGGTCACCGAAGCCTGTATCAAGTGCAAGTACACCGATTGCGTGGACGTGTGCCCGGTGGATTGTTTCCGTGAGGGCCCCAATTTCCTGGTGATCGATCCCGACGAGTGCATCGACTGCACCCTGTGCGAGCCCGAGTGCCCCATCAACGCCATTTACCGCGACGACGACCTGCCCGAAGGCCAGGAAGTCTTCCTCGGCATCAACGCGGAGCTGGCCAAGCAGTGGAAGCCCATCATCCAAAAGAAGGACGCCCTGCCGGATGCCGACGAGTGGGCCCAGGTCAAGGACAAGATCGACCTGCTGGAACGCTGA